One region of Eleutherodactylus coqui strain aEleCoq1 chromosome 5, aEleCoq1.hap1, whole genome shotgun sequence genomic DNA includes:
- the CRYBB2 gene encoding beta-crystallin B2 isoform X1, whose amino-acid sequence MKTAATSSLFVEQNTSVTMASDHQSPASKQQQPNSKIIIFEQENFQGRCHELSAPCTNLKEAGMEKVGSILVQSGPWVGYEQQNCKGEQFVFEKGEYPRWDSWTNSRRSDSISSLRPIKVDSQEHKIVLYENPNFTGKKIEIIDDDVPSFHAHGYQEKVSSVRVQSGTWVGYQYPGYRGYQYLFEKGDYKDSSDFGAQHPQIQSVRRIRDMQWHQRGAFHPTS is encoded by the exons GAACAAAACACCAGCGTAACAATGGCATCTGACCATCAGTCTCCAGCCAGCAAACAACAGCAACCTAACTCAAAG ATTATTATCTTTGAGCAAGAAAACTTCCAAGGCCGCTGCCATGAACTCAGTGCACCCTGTACCAATCTAAAAGAGGCTGGCATGGAGAAAGTGGGTTCAATCCTTGTGCAATCTGGACC CTGGGTAGGATATGAACAACAGAACTGCAAGGGAGAACAATTTGTCTTTGAGAAGGGTGAATACCCCCGCTGGGATTCCTGGACAAATAGCCGAAGAAGTGACAGCATCTCTTCCCTGAGACCAATCAAAGTG GATAGCCAGGAACACAAGATTGTCCTATATGAAAACCCAAACTTCACTGGGAAGAAGATTGAAATAATTGATGACGATGTTCCAAGCTTTCACGCTCATGGCTACCAGGAAAAAGTATCTTCTGTGAGAGTACAAAGTGGAAC atGGGTTGGTTATCAGTACCCAGGTTACAGAGGTTACCAGTACCTGTTTGAGAAGGGGGATTATAAGGACAGCTCAGATTTTGGCGCCCAACACCCCCAGATCCAGTCTGTGAGGCGCATCCGTGACATGCAGTGGCACCAGAGGGGAGCCTTCCACCCTACGAGCTAA
- the CRYBB2 gene encoding beta-crystallin B2 isoform X2: protein MASDHQSPASKQQQPNSKIIIFEQENFQGRCHELSAPCTNLKEAGMEKVGSILVQSGPWVGYEQQNCKGEQFVFEKGEYPRWDSWTNSRRSDSISSLRPIKVDSQEHKIVLYENPNFTGKKIEIIDDDVPSFHAHGYQEKVSSVRVQSGTWVGYQYPGYRGYQYLFEKGDYKDSSDFGAQHPQIQSVRRIRDMQWHQRGAFHPTS, encoded by the exons ATGGCATCTGACCATCAGTCTCCAGCCAGCAAACAACAGCAACCTAACTCAAAG ATTATTATCTTTGAGCAAGAAAACTTCCAAGGCCGCTGCCATGAACTCAGTGCACCCTGTACCAATCTAAAAGAGGCTGGCATGGAGAAAGTGGGTTCAATCCTTGTGCAATCTGGACC CTGGGTAGGATATGAACAACAGAACTGCAAGGGAGAACAATTTGTCTTTGAGAAGGGTGAATACCCCCGCTGGGATTCCTGGACAAATAGCCGAAGAAGTGACAGCATCTCTTCCCTGAGACCAATCAAAGTG GATAGCCAGGAACACAAGATTGTCCTATATGAAAACCCAAACTTCACTGGGAAGAAGATTGAAATAATTGATGACGATGTTCCAAGCTTTCACGCTCATGGCTACCAGGAAAAAGTATCTTCTGTGAGAGTACAAAGTGGAAC atGGGTTGGTTATCAGTACCCAGGTTACAGAGGTTACCAGTACCTGTTTGAGAAGGGGGATTATAAGGACAGCTCAGATTTTGGCGCCCAACACCCCCAGATCCAGTCTGTGAGGCGCATCCGTGACATGCAGTGGCACCAGAGGGGAGCCTTCCACCCTACGAGCTAA